A genome region from Balneolaceae bacterium includes the following:
- a CDS encoding plastocyanin/azurin family copper-binding protein — protein MKIFKVLPVIALMLFAGCGGGSQEQAGEQETQMETADDVRTIDIVGTNSMKFGVTEGSDGLTVGDQLPAENDLVRLQTITAAPGETIRINLTTRSTMPAQAMAHNWVLLALGTDLQAFADASGTARDNDYIAQDMMDAVVAQTGLAGGGETVSVTFTVPEETGEYDYLCTFPGHFAAGMAGKLVVEESQM, from the coding sequence ATGAAGATTTTTAAGGTATTGCCCGTAATCGCACTGATGCTCTTTGCCGGCTGCGGAGGCGGCTCCCAGGAACAGGCAGGAGAACAGGAGACCCAGATGGAAACGGCTGATGACGTACGCACCATCGATATCGTCGGCACCAACTCCATGAAGTTCGGCGTCACCGAAGGTTCCGACGGACTAACGGTAGGCGACCAGCTTCCCGCCGAAAACGACCTGGTGCGCCTTCAGACCATCACCGCCGCGCCCGGCGAGACCATTCGCATCAACCTGACCACCCGCAGCACCATGCCCGCCCAGGCCATGGCGCACAACTGGGTGCTTCTGGCTCTCGGCACCGACCTGCAGGCTTTCGCCGATGCATCGGGCACTGCACGTGACAACGACTACATCGCCCAGGACATGATGGACGCGGTAGTTGCCCAGACCGGGCTGGCCGGGGGCGGCGAAACCGTCTCGGTCACCTTCACCGTGCCCGAAGAAACGGGCGAATACGACTATCTCTGTACCTTCCCCGGCCACTTCGCCGCAGGTATGGCCGGCAAGCTGGTGGTAGAAGAGTCGCAGATGTAG
- a CDS encoding DUF4097 family beta strand repeat-containing protein: MTQKTRYLTKVALAFSLSLLIMFLLVLPGKATAQDWDRDEAYRVENFSLSGGGSLDVRTSGGHITVEGSDGDEIRVEMYVTQRGKHLLPEDTDLEDFDITIEQSGSRITATAEGSRNDWRFWRNNNLSISFVVYTPRDMQSTLRTSGGHITVSGLNGRQEVRTSGGHLELNDLMGEVEARTSGGHIEIARFEGTMSARTSGGHISAENANGVIDLHTSGGHIELADVGGTVEARTSGGSIEADLDSINESVDLRTSGGHITITVPGDRGYNLALRGSRVRSQLTNFSGEVERDEIDGSINGGGPQITARTSGGTVRLNFRR; the protein is encoded by the coding sequence ATGACCCAGAAAACAAGATACTTGACCAAGGTAGCGCTCGCATTTTCACTCTCCCTGCTCATCATGTTCCTGCTGGTGCTTCCCGGCAAAGCTACGGCCCAGGACTGGGACCGTGACGAGGCCTACCGCGTGGAGAACTTCTCCCTCTCAGGGGGAGGCAGCCTCGATGTGCGAACCAGCGGGGGACACATCACGGTGGAGGGATCAGACGGCGATGAAATCCGCGTCGAGATGTACGTGACGCAGCGCGGGAAACACCTGCTTCCCGAAGACACCGATCTGGAGGATTTTGACATTACCATCGAACAGTCCGGAAGCCGCATTACCGCTACTGCCGAAGGCAGCCGCAACGACTGGCGTTTCTGGAGAAACAACAACCTCTCCATCTCCTTCGTGGTCTATACACCGCGCGACATGCAGAGCACTCTCCGCACCAGCGGCGGGCATATTACGGTCAGCGGCCTGAACGGACGCCAGGAAGTGCGTACCAGCGGCGGCCACCTTGAGCTCAACGACCTGATGGGCGAGGTGGAGGCCCGAACTAGCGGGGGACACATTGAAATCGCGCGATTTGAAGGCACCATGTCGGCCCGAACCAGCGGGGGACATATCAGTGCCGAAAACGCCAACGGCGTCATCGACCTCCACACCTCCGGGGGACACATCGAACTGGCCGACGTAGGCGGCACGGTAGAGGCCCGAACCAGCGGGGGCAGCATCGAGGCCGACCTGGACAGCATTAACGAATCGGTGGACCTGCGCACCAGCGGGGGTCATATCACCATCACCGTACCCGGCGACCGCGGCTACAACCTGGCCCTGCGCGGCAGCCGTGTGCGCAGCCAACTCACCAACTTTTCCGGCGAGGTGGAACGAGACGAGATTGACGGTTCCATCAACGGCGGCGGACCGCAGATCACCGCCCGCACCAGCGGCGGCACCGTACGGCTGAACTTCCGCCGCTGA